In the Shewanella sp. OMA3-2 genome, one interval contains:
- a CDS encoding metal ABC transporter solute-binding protein, Zn/Mn family, producing the protein MHINSRMIKMAAGLALICSASANAELNVFACEPEYAALAQSLAPGAKVYSATTAMQDPHLVQARPSLIAKMRQADLVVCAGADLEIGWLPMLQMKASNNRVRSTDTGLFYAAEHTDTLDKLDTVDRSMGDVHAKGNPHLHFDPVKVLEVAQGLSVKLIQLDPDNKADYEQALSLFSSQWQAKIPQWQQQAQSLKGKKVIAYHSSFRYLFNWTGIEQVADLEPKPGLAPTSSHLATLLARAEKGDVMAIIVASYQDERGANWLGERANLKVITLPMSIGGNEQSTDLISLYDNVLSLLNGVK; encoded by the coding sequence GTGCACATCAATTCTAGAATGATTAAAATGGCTGCAGGGCTTGCGTTGATATGTTCCGCATCGGCCAATGCAGAGTTAAACGTATTTGCTTGTGAGCCAGAATATGCCGCATTGGCGCAGTCACTTGCGCCTGGTGCAAAAGTATATTCCGCCACTACAGCGATGCAAGACCCGCACTTGGTGCAGGCTCGGCCAAGCTTAATTGCCAAAATGCGCCAGGCTGATTTAGTGGTTTGTGCTGGTGCTGACCTGGAGATTGGTTGGTTACCTATGTTGCAGATGAAGGCGTCTAACAACCGAGTGCGTTCAACTGATACCGGATTATTTTATGCCGCCGAACATACTGACACCTTAGATAAACTCGATACTGTCGATCGTTCTATGGGTGATGTGCATGCTAAAGGTAATCCACATTTGCATTTCGATCCTGTTAAGGTGCTTGAAGTCGCTCAAGGTTTATCTGTTAAATTGATCCAGTTAGATCCGGATAATAAAGCGGATTATGAACAGGCATTGAGTCTTTTTAGCAGTCAGTGGCAAGCTAAAATTCCACAGTGGCAACAACAAGCGCAAAGTCTGAAGGGTAAAAAAGTTATCGCTTACCATTCTAGTTTTCGTTATTTGTTTAACTGGACCGGAATAGAGCAGGTGGCAGACTTAGAGCCTAAACCTGGTTTAGCACCAACAAGCAGTCATTTAGCCACTTTACTTGCTCGTGCTGAAAAGGGCGATGTAATGGCGATTATTGTGGCATCTTATCAAGATGAACGTGGTGCAAATTGGTTAGGTGAACGGGCTAATCTTAAGGTTATTACCTTACCTATGTCGATTGGCGGGAATGAGCAAAGTACTGACTTAATCAGCTTGTACGATAATGTGTTGTCGTTATTAAACGGGGTGAAATAA
- a CDS encoding ABC-type zinc uptake system zinc chaperone, with translation MRFSLQLKQHIAIWLCAILLVLAFAASNHSTEHHEDGVNSHHCTLCFHQHQLNKVLHSFSFSIPIQKQQYQVSIDVLPVFTSVSTFHYYSRGPPTIV, from the coding sequence GTGAGATTTAGCCTTCAGTTAAAGCAACATATCGCAATTTGGCTTTGTGCCATTCTGCTGGTATTGGCTTTTGCTGCGTCAAATCACAGTACTGAACACCATGAAGACGGCGTAAACTCCCATCACTGTACTTTGTGTTTTCATCAGCATCAGCTGAATAAAGTACTGCATTCATTTTCTTTTTCTATTCCCATTCAAAAGCAACAATACCAAGTTAGTATTGATGTGTTGCCTGTTTTTACCTCAGTTAGTACCTTTCATTATTACAGTCGTGGCCCTCCCACTATCGTATAG
- a CDS encoding TraB/GumN family protein — protein MLKVMSVSQFTLLIILISFFISPQLYAAKDDQAPFYKVTWKNQQAYLLGSIHVGKADFYPMAPQIERAFEQSAALVLEADVSKADTTRLLQQYGYAEAALLQQAKPVTDKYCQSMEQFCVAIQPFAPWLQAAQISIMRFSTLGYSAEQGVDVTFAANRQSKPLLELESVAFQFELISSFSQQSQIQMLDEAVNATDAEMLELIGAWRNGDKKQLANIMEQQAGDSDELLNKLLWQRNHTMSDKMLLLMQQKAQQQLFFIIGAGHLVGQQNIPQLLRQQGAKVQDCWQQSCN, from the coding sequence GTGTTGAAAGTAATGAGTGTTAGTCAGTTTACTTTGCTGATCATATTGATAAGTTTTTTCATTTCGCCTCAGCTATATGCCGCAAAAGATGATCAAGCCCCTTTCTATAAAGTGACCTGGAAAAATCAACAAGCTTATTTACTGGGCTCTATTCATGTGGGCAAGGCTGACTTTTATCCTATGGCGCCTCAGATTGAACGCGCTTTTGAGCAAAGTGCTGCCTTGGTATTAGAAGCTGATGTCAGCAAAGCTGATACTACCAGGTTGTTACAACAATACGGCTATGCAGAGGCTGCACTACTGCAACAAGCCAAGCCAGTTACAGATAAGTATTGCCAGTCAATGGAGCAATTTTGTGTTGCGATACAACCATTTGCTCCTTGGTTACAAGCTGCACAAATCAGCATTATGCGTTTTAGCACTTTAGGCTATAGCGCAGAACAAGGGGTCGATGTCACCTTTGCTGCAAACCGGCAGTCTAAACCCTTATTGGAACTTGAAAGTGTGGCTTTTCAATTTGAGTTAATCTCCTCTTTTAGTCAACAAAGCCAAATTCAAATGTTAGATGAGGCGGTCAATGCCACTGACGCTGAAATGCTTGAATTAATCGGCGCATGGCGTAATGGTGATAAAAAACAGTTAGCTAATATTATGGAGCAACAAGCTGGTGACTCTGATGAGTTATTGAATAAGTTGTTATGGCAGCGAAACCACACCATGAGCGACAAAATGCTGTTGTTGATGCAACAAAAAGCTCAACAACAGTTATTTTTTATTATCGGTGCGGGTCATTTAGTCGGGCAACAAAATATACCTCAATTGCTACGTCAACAAGGAGCCAAAGTACAAGATTGTTGGCAGCAAAGCTGTAATTAA
- a CDS encoding response regulator: MHSLSPSELSILLLEPSETQRKIIMSHLQQEGVVSIQTATTLADAKAIIARHKPDLITSALHFSDGEATDLLAYIKQKPEYQDIQFMLVSSECRREQLEIFRQSGVVAILPKPFNADHLARALNSTIDLISNDELDLSHFDVHNLRVLVVDDSRLARNVIKRTIGNLGIRIITEAEDGQQAINLMQHNMYDLVITDYNMPSVDGLALTQYIRNESQQSHIPILMVSSEANDTHLSNVSSAGVNALCDKPFEPNLVKRILYQLLEE; this comes from the coding sequence ATGCACAGTTTATCCCCTAGCGAATTATCTATTTTATTGCTTGAGCCGTCTGAGACTCAACGAAAAATCATCATGTCTCACTTACAACAAGAAGGCGTTGTCAGCATTCAAACCGCCACCACTCTGGCTGATGCCAAAGCCATTATTGCTCGTCATAAGCCTGACTTAATTACCAGTGCATTACATTTTTCAGATGGCGAAGCGACAGATTTACTGGCTTATATCAAGCAAAAGCCAGAATACCAAGATATTCAGTTTATGTTGGTGTCGAGTGAATGCCGCCGCGAACAACTTGAAATTTTTAGACAGTCCGGTGTAGTAGCTATTTTACCAAAGCCTTTTAATGCCGATCATTTAGCTCGCGCATTAAATTCAACCATAGATTTAATCAGTAATGACGAATTAGATTTGAGCCATTTTGATGTGCATAACCTAAGAGTTCTGGTAGTTGATGATAGTCGTTTAGCACGTAACGTGATCAAAAGGACTATTGGTAATTTAGGCATAAGAATTATTACGGAAGCAGAAGATGGTCAACAAGCGATTAATTTAATGCAGCATAATATGTATGATTTAGTGATTACCGATTACAACATGCCCAGTGTTGATGGATTAGCACTAACACAATATATTCGTAATGAAAGCCAACAGTCACACATTCCTATTTTAATGGTCTCCTCTGAGGCTAATGACACCCATTTAAGTAACGTATCCAGTGCTGGAGTGAATGCCCTTTGTGATAAGCCTTTTGAACCTAATTTAGTCAAACGGATCTTATATCAACTGCTCGAAGAGTAA
- a CDS encoding MaoC family dehydratase, translated as MPSLFTLYRKIFFSRKPGWDKKPLPKIEIQTDNVFLSNDKVRQYANVCGFQFDEKVLPPTYLYVLAFRLHAVIFAHKAITFPLLGMIHLKNSISVFRPVKTNEILTLKCQLTSSTETDAGLEFVLESSVYAAEELVWQAHSTYLYRIESANRRPRPPRASDMAWENIQQWRLTEDLGRHYAKASGDYNLIHLHPLLSKRFGFERVLAHGMWSKARCMAQLMPFVGERPFTVDVEFKLPVFMPSEVTFAYESLADGKCFEMRDVKGKRPHLHGKMRYLD; from the coding sequence ATGCCATCGCTTTTTACACTTTATCGCAAAATATTTTTCAGCCGTAAACCTGGTTGGGATAAAAAACCGTTACCTAAAATTGAGATTCAAACTGACAATGTTTTTTTATCAAATGATAAAGTGCGTCAATACGCTAATGTCTGTGGCTTTCAATTTGATGAAAAAGTATTACCACCCACTTATTTGTATGTACTGGCCTTTCGTCTACATGCGGTTATATTTGCGCACAAAGCGATTACCTTTCCTTTGCTTGGCATGATCCACCTTAAAAACAGTATTAGTGTATTTCGTCCAGTGAAAACGAATGAGATATTGACCCTAAAGTGTCAGCTTACCAGTAGCACTGAAACCGATGCAGGGTTAGAGTTTGTACTTGAATCGAGTGTTTATGCAGCAGAAGAGTTAGTTTGGCAAGCGCATTCAACCTACTTGTACCGCATTGAGTCAGCTAATCGTCGTCCTCGTCCACCTCGAGCATCTGATATGGCATGGGAAAATATACAGCAATGGCGCTTAACCGAAGACTTAGGGCGTCATTACGCCAAAGCATCGGGTGATTACAATCTAATCCACTTACACCCGTTATTGTCAAAACGATTCGGTTTTGAGCGAGTACTTGCCCATGGAATGTGGTCAAAAGCACGTTGTATGGCGCAGTTAATGCCATTTGTTGGCGAGCGTCCATTTACCGTGGATGTGGAATTTAAGCTGCCGGTATTTATGCCATCAGAAGTTACTTTTGCCTATGAGTCGCTTGCTGATGGTAAGTGTTTTGAAATGCGTGATGTAAAGGGTAAACGCCCTCATTTACATGGCAAAATGCGTTATCTAGATTAG
- a CDS encoding prephenate dehydrogenase has product MPYTKVIQQLKENMQVAYRQAIDCDIRLDELRKAGHGKFIAIFTEEHGFSQSSNRFLPYVQELATEFETIEQSVHTAPETLEAFVKKLAILLQTLQAFKQQSK; this is encoded by the coding sequence ATGCCGTACACCAAAGTCATTCAACAGTTAAAAGAAAACATGCAAGTCGCATACCGACAAGCCATTGACTGCGATATTCGCTTAGATGAACTTCGCAAGGCGGGTCACGGTAAGTTTATTGCTATATTCACAGAAGAACATGGCTTTAGCCAGAGCAGCAACCGTTTTTTACCTTATGTTCAAGAACTTGCCACAGAATTTGAAACAATAGAACAAAGTGTCCACACTGCACCAGAAACCCTTGAGGCATTTGTAAAAAAATTGGCAATTCTACTGCAAACATTACAGGCATTTAAACAACAAAGTAAATAA
- the rraB gene encoding ribonuclease E inhibitor RraB has protein sequence MSVERQLKEQLAENREIVETLIADGSEPDAEYTIEHHFSSNNFDRLEKAAVEAFKMGFEVNDAEEMELEDGSIIFCFDAISNHKLEVSLLDQACEQLIAIAVKQKVDYDGWGTYFVGDVEEGEEDDDGYDDDGFEDEDEDDYEDDDNSVKKH, from the coding sequence ATGTCCGTCGAACGTCAGTTGAAAGAACAGTTAGCCGAAAACCGCGAAATTGTTGAAACCCTTATTGCTGATGGTTCAGAACCTGATGCTGAATACACAATTGAACATCATTTTTCATCGAATAATTTTGATCGTTTAGAAAAAGCGGCTGTTGAAGCGTTCAAAATGGGTTTTGAAGTGAATGATGCTGAAGAGATGGAATTAGAAGATGGATCTATTATCTTCTGTTTTGATGCTATCTCAAATCATAAGTTAGAGGTTTCTTTACTGGATCAAGCTTGTGAGCAGCTGATTGCTATTGCGGTCAAACAAAAGGTCGATTATGACGGCTGGGGCACCTACTTTGTTGGTGACGTTGAAGAGGGTGAAGAAGACGACGATGGTTATGACGATGACGGCTTTGAAGATGAAGATGAAGACGACTATGAAGATGATGATAACAGTGTTAAAAAGCACTAG
- a CDS encoding methyltransferase — protein sequence MQDTNFDKLSQKFAKNIYGTTKGDIRAAVLWRDLEPAISALAAINHPQLRILDAGGGFGLLSQKLAKLGHEVVLCDISAQMLAEAQQQIDAHATPLNITLLHSPIQALTPELNGQFDIILCHAVAEWLIDAQSTLQGLLPLLKPQGLFSLMFYNKEAMRFHSLISGNFDYVMRDMKVKKQVGLTPTHPLYIEDVRQWFNQWQLQMICQSGVRVINDYLKNQLPPNFDAKQLIDMELLYSQREPYLSLGRYVHFLAKQA from the coding sequence GTGCAAGACACTAACTTCGACAAACTTAGCCAAAAATTTGCCAAAAATATCTATGGCACCACAAAAGGTGATATTCGAGCAGCAGTATTGTGGCGCGATCTTGAGCCTGCCATCAGTGCATTGGCCGCCATAAATCATCCCCAGCTACGAATATTAGATGCCGGCGGCGGTTTTGGTTTACTCAGCCAAAAATTAGCTAAACTAGGACACGAAGTAGTGCTGTGCGATATTTCAGCGCAAATGTTGGCCGAGGCGCAGCAACAAATTGATGCCCATGCAACACCGTTAAATATCACCTTGCTCCACAGCCCTATTCAAGCTTTAACACCTGAGCTTAATGGCCAGTTTGATATTATTTTATGCCATGCTGTGGCTGAATGGCTAATCGATGCACAATCAACATTGCAGGGTTTATTACCCTTATTAAAGCCACAAGGGTTATTCTCTTTGATGTTTTACAACAAAGAGGCAATGCGTTTTCATAGCCTAATTTCAGGTAATTTTGATTATGTAATGCGTGATATGAAAGTTAAAAAGCAAGTCGGTTTAACCCCTACACATCCTTTATATATCGAAGATGTCCGCCAATGGTTTAACCAATGGCAGCTGCAAATGATTTGTCAGTCTGGTGTTCGAGTGATAAATGATTATTTAAAAAATCAATTACCGCCTAATTTCGATGCTAAACAGCTGATTGACATGGAGCTGCTTTATTCGCAGCGCGAACCCTATTTATCACTTGGTCGTTATGTACACTTTTTGGCTAAACAAGCTTAA
- a CDS encoding metal ABC transporter permease — protein MFDFELASILLPALVAGLLVLSTHVVLGRQVLKRGIIFIDLAIAQVAALGAIVSHIDHDIENIPFSHVWMPALFALAGAGVIAWMARKFEGELEAFIGCFYVLSAVGAMLLLANDPHGAELLKQLMSGQILWVSWSQLILPAAVSAVILAAIAIRPNLLEGMSFYFLFAIVITLSVELVGVYLVFSSLILPALALNKYLGKARLVLAYMVGIIGYVSGLWLSASYDLPSGAAIVATLAISALVFRLAIAQMNKTSPIVMN, from the coding sequence ATGTTTGATTTCGAACTTGCCTCCATTCTATTGCCAGCCTTAGTGGCTGGCTTGCTGGTGTTATCCACTCATGTGGTGCTAGGTCGGCAAGTGTTAAAGCGTGGCATAATCTTTATAGATTTGGCCATTGCTCAGGTTGCTGCACTTGGTGCTATTGTGTCGCATATTGATCACGATATTGAGAATATCCCTTTTTCACATGTGTGGATGCCAGCGCTATTCGCGTTAGCTGGCGCGGGTGTAATAGCTTGGATGGCACGTAAATTTGAAGGTGAGCTTGAGGCTTTTATTGGTTGTTTTTATGTGCTGAGTGCCGTGGGGGCTATGTTGCTGTTAGCCAATGATCCACACGGTGCTGAGCTGTTAAAACAGTTAATGTCGGGTCAAATATTGTGGGTGAGTTGGTCACAATTAATTTTACCCGCAGCAGTCTCAGCAGTTATTTTAGCCGCTATTGCGATTAGGCCTAACTTACTCGAAGGCATGAGTTTTTACTTTCTATTTGCGATTGTAATTACTTTGTCGGTGGAGCTTGTAGGGGTTTATTTAGTCTTTAGTTCGTTAATTTTACCGGCACTTGCACTGAATAAATACTTAGGTAAAGCAAGATTAGTATTGGCTTATATGGTCGGCATTATTGGTTATGTTAGTGGCTTATGGTTATCAGCCAGTTATGACTTACCCAGTGGTGCCGCTATTGTTGCTACTTTAGCTATTAGTGCTTTAGTATTTAGATTAGCCATTGCACAAATGAATAAAACCTCGCCAATAGTGATGAATTAA
- a CDS encoding 1-acylglycerol-3-phosphate O-acyltransferase, translating into MLLIARTLILAILLCLAFVLVLILCIVRPMHRDNVHVLARIFSSVSPVLGIKVITRHVQPDVVNQQNIYLGNHQNTFDLFTQTSAVPKATVSLGKKSLAWVPLFGQIYWLTGNILIDRKNRSSAFDTMAKTVKKMQQKLLSVWIFPEGTRSRGRGLLPLKVGAFHTAIAAQVPVVPVLASCQAHIKLNRWNNGVVIVEMMAPITTQGIDKADAKLFAVQVHTIMAKRWAELNLEAAELMAKPTA; encoded by the coding sequence GTGCTGCTAATCGCTCGTACGTTAATACTTGCCATACTATTGTGCCTCGCGTTTGTTTTGGTACTTATTTTATGCATCGTTCGCCCTATGCACCGTGACAATGTTCATGTGTTGGCTAGGATTTTTTCCTCAGTATCGCCAGTGCTCGGCATTAAGGTGATAACTCGTCATGTACAACCTGATGTAGTTAATCAACAGAATATCTATTTAGGTAACCATCAAAACACTTTCGATCTTTTTACCCAAACATCAGCAGTGCCTAAAGCGACTGTGAGTTTAGGCAAAAAAAGCTTGGCATGGGTTCCCTTGTTTGGGCAAATTTACTGGTTAACCGGTAATATTCTTATTGATCGTAAAAATCGTTCTAGTGCATTTGATACTATGGCAAAAACGGTTAAGAAAATGCAACAAAAGTTATTGTCGGTATGGATTTTTCCGGAAGGCACCCGTTCACGGGGTCGTGGCTTATTACCGCTTAAGGTTGGTGCTTTTCATACCGCGATAGCAGCTCAAGTGCCAGTTGTGCCGGTATTGGCATCTTGTCAGGCGCATATTAAGCTAAATCGTTGGAACAACGGTGTGGTGATTGTTGAAATGATGGCACCAATAACTACCCAAGGTATCGATAAAGCAGACGCAAAACTTTTTGCAGTGCAAGTACATACTATTATGGCAAAGCGTTGGGCAGAGCTAAATCTAGAAGCGGCCGAATTAATGGCTAAACCTACGGCTTAA
- a CDS encoding aldo/keto reductase, whose amino-acid sequence MTTSHFEFSDFIAGFWRIDAWNMTPQQRLTLIEQYLELGVTSMDHADIYGVYQCETLFGEALALAPHLRQQMQLIGKCGIKPAFDGFDNRYVNHYDTSKQHIISSVERSLVELKTDYLDALLIHRPDPLMQADEVAEAFLQLKQQGKVNHFGVSNFLPHHFTLLQSRLDAPLITNQVEISPQCLTHLHDGVLDQCQQLNIRPMAWSCLGGGTLFSEQTEQAIRLRSCLTVVAEQVGTSDISQVIYAWVAMLPSKPTPIIGSGNIERIRSAVNSSTIQLTKQQWFSIWQASTGHSVA is encoded by the coding sequence ATGACAACCTCTCATTTTGAATTTTCAGATTTTATTGCCGGCTTTTGGCGTATTGATGCATGGAACATGACTCCTCAACAACGACTCACACTTATTGAACAATATCTTGAACTTGGGGTAACCAGCATGGATCACGCTGATATTTATGGCGTGTATCAATGTGAAACCTTATTTGGAGAGGCCCTTGCTCTTGCACCGCATTTACGCCAACAAATGCAGCTTATTGGTAAGTGCGGTATCAAACCCGCATTTGATGGTTTCGACAATCGTTACGTCAACCATTACGACACCAGTAAACAGCATATTATTAGTAGCGTTGAGCGTTCACTTGTCGAGTTAAAAACCGACTATTTAGATGCATTACTCATTCATCGCCCCGATCCTTTAATGCAAGCGGATGAGGTTGCTGAGGCTTTCTTGCAGTTAAAACAGCAAGGTAAAGTAAACCATTTTGGGGTATCCAACTTTTTGCCCCATCATTTCACTTTGTTGCAGTCACGGTTAGACGCCCCACTGATCACCAATCAAGTGGAAATATCACCGCAATGCTTAACCCATTTGCACGACGGTGTATTGGATCAATGCCAACAATTAAATATACGCCCTATGGCATGGTCATGTTTAGGAGGCGGTACATTATTTAGTGAGCAAACAGAGCAAGCTATACGATTAAGAAGCTGTTTAACTGTGGTGGCTGAACAGGTAGGAACATCAGATATAAGTCAGGTCATTTATGCTTGGGTCGCTATGTTACCCAGTAAACCGACACCTATTATTGGCAGCGGTAACATTGAGCGAATTCGTAGTGCAGTTAACTCCAGCACTATTCAATTAACCAAGCAACAATGGTTTAGTATTTGGCAAGCATCAACGGGACACAGCGTTGCGTAA
- a CDS encoding DUF3016 domain-containing protein produces MNINYLLVVGAFVSSVVIAEEAEVVSPITETGIVKVEWQEPDNYRDIKSSNELQSRFENRFFEAITKNINKQAEKILKPNQKLEMQVSNVDLAGDVRPTFGATVGDLRIVKELYPPRMTFTYQILEDSKVIISGDEKLTDMGFLNRISRINERPFEAETNMLDDWLKRTVAPQLEASKAL; encoded by the coding sequence ATGAACATTAACTATTTATTAGTGGTTGGGGCATTCGTCAGTAGCGTGGTAATTGCAGAAGAAGCCGAAGTTGTCAGCCCTATCACTGAGACAGGTATTGTTAAAGTAGAATGGCAAGAGCCTGATAACTACCGTGACATTAAGTCTTCAAATGAACTGCAATCACGCTTTGAAAATAGATTTTTTGAAGCAATAACAAAAAACATTAATAAACAGGCAGAGAAGATACTTAAGCCTAATCAAAAGCTTGAAATGCAGGTTTCTAATGTTGATTTGGCGGGGGATGTTCGCCCGACTTTTGGCGCAACAGTTGGTGATTTACGAATTGTCAAAGAGTTATACCCTCCAAGAATGACCTTTACGTATCAAATTTTGGAAGATAGTAAAGTTATTATCAGCGGTGATGAAAAGTTGACTGACATGGGTTTTTTAAATCGTATCAGTCGCATAAATGAACGTCCTTTCGAGGCCGAAACCAACATGTTGGATGACTGGTTAAAACGCACGGTTGCACCACAACTTGAGGCATCCAAAGCGCTTTAA
- a CDS encoding DUF4240 domain-containing protein, with translation MTETQFWQLVTRTQADQSSEQIVQQLQQSLDSLDDESLKAFDKMFGQQLRRSYQWAIWGAAYIVTGCDSDYAFTEFRCFILSLGQEWYDKIIAQPDSLGDLADWPLKDNYAYPFIEDYDLVAGQLYEDRNEDELPFVPSGNKKPEGKKFSTKPKVLKLTYPKLSARFPF, from the coding sequence ATGACTGAAACACAATTTTGGCAACTGGTTACCCGCACTCAAGCTGATCAGTCTTCTGAACAAATCGTGCAGCAATTACAGCAGTCACTCGATTCTTTAGATGATGAGTCATTAAAGGCATTTGATAAAATGTTTGGCCAACAATTACGTCGAAGCTACCAATGGGCTATTTGGGGAGCTGCTTATATTGTGACTGGGTGTGATTCTGATTATGCCTTTACTGAGTTTCGGTGTTTTATTTTGTCATTGGGTCAAGAATGGTATGACAAAATTATTGCTCAACCGGATAGCTTAGGTGATTTGGCTGATTGGCCATTAAAAGATAATTATGCATATCCCTTTATTGAAGATTACGATTTAGTTGCCGGCCAGTTATATGAAGATCGCAATGAAGATGAGCTCCCGTTTGTGCCTTCTGGCAATAAAAAGCCCGAGGGGAAAAAGTTCTCGACTAAACCTAAAGTGTTAAAGCTAACTTACCCTAAATTAAGTGCACGATTCCCATTTTAA
- a CDS encoding sensor domain-containing diguanylate cyclase codes for MSNDHDAMNELHWLIDMVQTIDVGLIVLDRNYNIQLWNGFMENHSGISPNFIKGKNLFTELPEVPADWLKQKMESVFLLKNRTFISWEQRPYVFKFKNYRPITGRADFMYQNITLLPLASLTGNITHMSIIVYDVSDVAVNRLQLKAMNEQLEELSQTDGLTQLYNRRHWQNCMEREYERNIRYQDQATLVMIDIDHFKSVNDTYGHPAGDKVIQHIAHLLKQSLRETDCAGRYGGEEFAIVLAKTGSADALYFTERLRKKIEASEIISDNRIIKVTVSLGINEIKPSTENCSTWLSGADKALYQAKQNGRNQSVVFTDNE; via the coding sequence ATGTCAAATGATCACGATGCGATGAACGAACTACATTGGCTTATCGATATGGTGCAAACCATAGATGTCGGCTTGATTGTGTTAGATCGCAATTACAATATTCAACTGTGGAATGGGTTTATGGAAAACCACAGTGGTATTTCACCGAATTTTATTAAAGGCAAAAATCTGTTTACCGAGTTACCAGAAGTCCCTGCTGACTGGTTAAAACAGAAAATGGAATCGGTTTTTTTACTCAAAAACCGCACTTTCATCAGCTGGGAACAACGACCATACGTGTTTAAGTTTAAAAACTATCGTCCAATCACTGGCCGTGCTGACTTTATGTACCAAAACATTACTTTGCTGCCGTTAGCCTCATTGACGGGTAATATCACCCATATGAGTATTATTGTTTACGATGTCAGTGATGTCGCAGTCAATAGATTACAGCTCAAAGCAATGAACGAACAACTTGAAGAATTAAGTCAAACTGATGGATTAACTCAACTATACAACCGCCGACATTGGCAAAACTGTATGGAACGTGAGTATGAACGCAATATTCGTTATCAAGATCAAGCAACATTAGTGATGATCGATATTGACCACTTTAAAAGTGTAAACGATACCTATGGTCATCCCGCGGGCGATAAAGTCATTCAGCATATCGCCCATTTATTAAAGCAGTCTTTACGTGAAACCGATTGTGCAGGCCGATATGGCGGAGAGGAGTTTGCTATTGTATTGGCTAAAACAGGCTCTGCAGACGCCTTATATTTTACAGAAAGGTTACGGAAAAAAATTGAAGCCTCAGAGATAATAAGTGATAACCGTATCATTAAAGTTACTGTAAGCTTGGGGATTAACGAGATCAAACCTAGCACGGAGAACTGCTCTACTTGGTTATCAGGTGCGGATAAGGCGCTTTATCAAGCGAAACAAAACGGCCGAAACCAGAGTGTAGTATTTACCGATAACGAATAA